In a single window of the Labeo rohita strain BAU-BD-2019 chromosome 23, IGBB_LRoh.1.0, whole genome shotgun sequence genome:
- the c23h1orf52 gene encoding UPF0690 protein C1orf52 homolog: MSDEKQSEGRNFFMGYDDLSDSSSDSDSHESGKKNQSASEPSGSSDPQSRKRAAEPLPKPDDLFRSVSKPSFLYNPLNKVIDWDRRAVKAPEEPPKEFKVWKNNAVPPPQTYVTEEKKKGAPDGMDMAIKWSNVYEDNGDDAPQAHRGPARFLPEEEEQQQPHSDDDDASEKQQRSAKKRRVETFQQKEKRKRDIGQATSDKNFVEEEKRILRQSIE; the protein is encoded by the exons ATGAGCGATGAGAAGCAATCAGAGGGTCGCAATTTCTTCATGGGTTATGATGATCTGAGCGACAGCAGCAGTGATTCGGACAGTCATGAGTCTGGTAAGAAGAACCAAAGCGCATCGGAACCCTCCGGATCATCTGATCCGCAAAGCCGCAAACGAGCCGCCGAACCGCTGCCGAAACCCGACGATCTGTTCCGATCCGTCAGTAAGCCCTCGTTCCTCTACAACCCGCTGAACAAAGTCATCGACTGGGACAGAAGAGCCGTCAAAGCGCCAGAAGAG CCTCCAAAGGAGTTTAAGGTGTGGAAGAACAACGCCGTTCCTCCCCCACAGACGTATGTGACGGAGGAGAAGAAGAAAGGAGCTCCTGATGGAATGGACATGGCCATCAAATGGTCCAATGTGTACGAGGACAACGGAGACGACGCTCCTCAGGCCCACCGCGGCCCTGCCCGATTCCTACCAGAGGAGGAGGAGCAACAGCAGCCGCACTCTG ATGACGATGACGCATCAGAAAAGCAGCAAAGGTCTGCTAAGAAGCGTCGCGTGGAAACGTTTCAGCAGAAGGAAAAGAGAAAGCGGGACATCGGACAGGCCACGTCAGATAAGAACTTTGTGGAAGAGGAGAAGCGAATCCTTCGCCAGTCTATCGAGTGA